Proteins encoded by one window of Aspergillus chevalieri M1 DNA, chromosome 6, nearly complete sequence:
- a CDS encoding Tti2 family protein (COG:S;~EggNog:ENOG410PS8X;~InterPro:IPR018870,IPR016024;~PFAM:PF10521) → MEGLRKAARESLQQQPDSRDLPAITLPDNITLPDSLDSLWQDLSSRRPKGDAETSEDLLVAQGFLDQWGSTSLSDRDEVVLNYLYVWSSRAALPGPAFGDISDPEGISEEKKRIIKASRVKSTIAISVISSLATLLPIEKAADKPDIVIALASFTSDNDPWTTNTGFTKAREALQSFTAISRAEGGLSVWSIVEQILKERIKPLFAKMRNPAITDAGRKNFHPVPLTRFDTSILDPESKPWKVHDPYATTVFEWVIAQYHSSDKEYLERHFPLLIPPTLSLIDDENLAYKSRGCNILLQLLKPIKESESDILRRTNLSSVFEDAIKQCFFSLPTITPENDSIRLLEVAYPALLSVLKTAYQLPTVPMDRKADDRNTYITGVIRILRDHIIPSFHHISSTNTISAASASFPYPRLSTLLVNQLRNVLPELGIHTTKYLQEIIPVLYSTLSNPFGPAHVPLLLASVAAMRAVISNAHPRLWRWRGEILAGVCACWVYALEEEGEIAERAEKRRGLESDKSAGEALGMLKKELKGVVYLLKLVLENPVDAGGDEGQLDAKQRTGNEVKELVDADDVLMELLLGDIDPEDGSFFGC, encoded by the exons ATGGAAGGACTTCGCAAAGCGGCACGTGAGTCcctccaacaacaacccgACTCCCGCGACCTCCCAGCCATTACTCTCCCAGACAACATCACACTTCCCGATTCATTAGATTCATTATGGCAAGATTTATCATCTCGAAGGCCAAAAGGAGATGCAGAG ACCAGTGAAGACCTCCTTGTCGCCCAAGGGTTTCTGGATCAATGGGGCTCGACGAGTCTATCAGATCGAGATGAGGTGGTATTAAATTACCTGTATGTATGGTCTAGTCGTGCTGCGCTTCCTGGTCCTGCGTTTGGAGATATCTCTGATCCGGAGGGGATATCAGAAG AGAAGAAGCGGATCATCAAGGCTAGTCGAGTCAAATCAACTATTGCTATTTCCGTTATCTCATCTTTGGCAACTCTACTACCCATTGAGAAGGCTGCCGACAAGCCGGACATCGTCATCGCATTGGCAAGCTTTACGTCTGATAACGACCCCTGGACGACAAACACAGGTTTCACGAAGGCCAGGGAAGCACTGCAATCCTTCACTGCAATATCTCGTGCAGAAGGGGGCCTCTCCGTCTGGTCTATCGTTGAGCAAATCCTGAAAGAAAGAATAAAGCCCCTCTTTGCTAAGATGAGGAATCCTGCGATCACAGATGCTGGCCGCAAGAACTTCCATCCTGTGCCTTTGACTCGTTTTGATACGAGTATTCTGGATCCGGAGTCGAAGCCGTGGAAGGTTCATGATCCTTATGCCACCACCGTTTTCGAGTGGGTTATTGCTCAGTATCAT TCATCGGATAAGGAGTATCTAGAAAGACATTTCCCGCTCCTCATACCCCCAACACTGTCCCTAATAGACGACGAGAACCTAGCCTACAAGTCCCGCGGCTGTAACATCCTCCTACAACTcctcaaaccaatcaaagaAAGTGAATCCGACATCCTCCGGCGAACAAACCTCTCCTCCGTGTTCGAAGACGCCATAAAGCAATGCTTCTTCTCACTTCCAACAATCACACCGGAAAACGACTCCATCAGACTCCTCGAAGTCGCCTATCCTGCCCTCCTCTCTGTCTTAAAAACAGCCTACCAGCTTCCCACCGTCCCAATGGACAGGAAAGCAGACGACAGAAACACATACATTACCGGTGTTATTAGAATCCTCCGCGACCACATCATTCCCTCATTCCACCATATCAGCTCAACGAATACCATCTCGGCAGCCTCCGCATCGTTCCCGTACCCGCGCCTTTCCACGCTGTTGGTGAATCAGCTGCGCAATGTGCTACCAGAACTAGGTATCCACACCACAAAATACCTTCAAGAAATCATCCCCGTTCTGTACAGCACACTCTCTAACCCATTCGGTCCCGCACACgtccctcttctcctcgcATCTGTAGCAGCAATGCGGGCTGTGATCTCGAACGCGCACCCGCGACTGTGGAGATGGCGTGGAGAGATACTTGCTGGTGTTTGTGCGTGCTGGGTGTATGCgctcgaggaagagggagagattgctgAAAGAGCAGAGAAGAGGCGTGGATTAGAAAGTGATAAATCAGCTGGGGAGGCGTTGGGGATGCTGAAGAAAGAGCTCAAGGGGGTTGTTTATTTGTTGAAGCTTGTGTTGGAGAATCCTGTGGATGCCGGGGGGGATGAGGGACAGTTGGATGCGAAGCAGAGGACTGGGAATGAGGTAAAGGAGTTGGTCGATGCGGATGATGTTCTGATGGAGCTGCTCCTGGGTGATATTGACCCTGAAGATGGAAGTTTCTTCGGTTGTTGA
- the CCA1 gene encoding tRNA adenylyltransferase (COG:J;~EggNog:ENOG410PHA4;~InterPro:IPR002646,IPR032828,IPR043519;~PFAM:PF12627,PF01743;~go_function: GO:0003723 - RNA binding [Evidence IEA];~go_function: GO:0016779 - nucleotidyltransferase activity [Evidence IEA];~go_process: GO:0006396 - RNA processing [Evidence IEA]): MIFTFYRWLQSMLRPQTARFLVECRQCCVLSALSHLPAPPRRCLLRTNTTPIPVRHYQPAAYQPMSRRKVETSPSAQIHKRRRISYNTNDTMTQDAQALPTVQLTPIENTLKELLLDVAQYIREQEIAKGGIEDPPQTELRFTGGWVRDKLLGVDSHDIDVGISTMTGYHFGMALKEYLDIPENLDKYKRNHPNGELSEAIVSLHKIEANPEKSKHLETVTTKIFGLEIDLVNLRKETYSEDSRNPQMEFGTAQEDAMRRDATINALFYNLNESKVEDLTGSGWTDMQNKTIRTPLEPFQTFKDDPLRVLRLIRFASRLGYRIHEETEQAMQNSEISEALKLKISKERVGTELEKMLKGPDPRGALHLIDRIGLYSTIFANHQDDVHAETSSWALAYDAFQKLLHPGTEGSDTVERVRNILIRGESETYYAWVITAFAPWSSVPTRVASGKKAKPVPPRASEVARDSLRSDNKTINFLRDSSNNWKSIIGVKSSLLEERLGGTAAEIRQQVGLHIRSWGKEWRLQFVLSILKEVMQGRDFSKGKISHPSSFYSLEGDSFTLTRSSVTQEYDAFLEYMVKQDLVEVCEMKPIANGDEIMKHMKVSKGPWMSKVMDAAIKWQLLHPEVTEKEKILEALSNQREELGIPPPN, translated from the exons ATGATTTTCACTTTTTACCGATGGCTACAGTCTATGCTGAGACCCCAGACTGCCCGATTTCTCGTTGAGTGTCGCCAGTGCTGTGTTCTCAGCGCATTGTCCCACTTACCTGCCCCTCCAAGACGCTGCTTGCTGAGAACGAACACAACGCCCATTCCTGTGCGACACTATCAACCTGCGGCATACCAGCCCATGAGTCGTCGCAAAGTCGAGACGAGTCCTTCTGCACAAATACACAAGCGAAGACGCATTTCCTACAACACCAACGACACCATGACTCAGGACGCGCAGGCCCTGCCCACCGTACAGCTTACTCCGATCGAGAACACCCTCAAAGAGCTCCTTCTCGATGTTGCGCAATATATTCGGGAGCAAGAAATCGCAAAAGGTGGTATTGAGGACCCCCCGCAGACCGAGCTGCGGTTCACGGGGGGTTGGGTGCGAGACAAGCTGCTAGGCGTGGACAGCCATGATATCGATGTGGGAATCAGTACGATGACAGGATACCATTTTGGTATGGCTCTTAAGGAATATTTGGATATCCCGGAGAACCTGGACAAGTACAAGAGGAACCACCCGAATGGCGAGCTGAGCGAGGCTATTGTCAGTCTACACAAGATCGAAGCGAACCCCGAAAAGTCGAAACACTTGGAGACGGTGACCACGAAGATCTTTGGTCTCGAAATCGACTTGGTCAATCTGCGAAAGGAGACATACTCGGAGGACAGCAGGAACCCGCAGATGGAGTTTGGTACGGCACAGGAAGACGCCATGCGCCGTGATGCGACAATCAACGCGCTTTTCTACAACCTGAATGAGTCCAAGGTGGAGGACCTCACGGGATCCGGCTGGACTGACATGCAGAACAAGACCATTCGCACTCCATTAGAACCATTTCAGACCTTCAAGGATGACCCGTTGCGTGTGTTACGTTTGATCCGGTTTGCCAGCCGGTTGGGATACCGAATCCATGAGGAAACAGAACAGGCGATGCAGAATAGCGAGATCAGTGAAGCTCTGAAGCTAAAGATTAGCAAGGAGCGAGTTGGGACGGAGCTGGAAAAGATGCTCAAAG GACCTGATCCCCGAGgcgcactgcatctcattGATCGTATCGGACTCTATTCTACAATATTTGCGAACCACCAAGATGATGTCCATGCAGAAACATCGTCCTGGGCTCTTGCATACGATGCCTTTCAAAAATTGTTACACCCGGGCACTGAGGGCAGTGACACCGTCGAGCGTGTACGGAACATTCTCATTCGTGGTGAGTCAGAAACCTACTATGCATGGGTCATCACTGCATTCGCACCTTGGAGCAGTGTCCCGACACGTGTAGCCTCGGGCAAAAAAGCCAAACCGGTTCCACCACGCGCATCCGAAGTCGCCAGAGACAGTCTTCGTTCGGACAACAAAACAATCAACTTTTTGCGGGATTCGTCGAATAATTGGAAGAGCATCATCGGCGTCAAATCATCACTTCTTGAGGAGCGGCTGGGCGGCACGGCTGCGGAAATTCGACAGCAAGTTGGTCTACACATCCGGTCATGGGGGAAGGAATGGAGGCTTCAGTTTGTCTTGAGTATTCTTAAAGAAGTCATGCAGGGACGTGATTTCTCTAAAGGTAAGATATCACACCCTTCCTCATTCTACAGCTTGGAAGGCGACTCGTTCACTCTGACCCGGTCATCAGTTACTCAAGAATACGACGCTTTCCTGGAATACATGGTGAAGCAAGATCTTGTAGAGGTATGCGAAATGAAGCCCATCGCAAACGGAGACGAGATCATGAAGCATATGAAGGTATCGAAAGGGCCATGGATGAGTAAAGTCATGGATGCGGCGATCAAGTGGCAGCTCCTGCATCCAGAGGTcacagagaaggaaaagatcTTGGAGGCTCTCTCAAATCAACGGGAAGAATTAGGTATCCCTCCGCCAAACTAG
- a CDS encoding putative C2H2 finger domain protein (COG:S;~EggNog:ENOG410PQPA;~InterPro:IPR036236,IPR013087) encodes MYRPGPKEKIPCTYDDCKFLFASVEEMKKHKEMEPLHDYCAKCDLDFEDEERHLIHKLQAENKHIVCPICGIDFRSEGGRDAHIRQNHRAEQHLVCHGCKVIFKSAAGLMKHIEDNECSVISQTRLLQEQSKKFMIKEALRGGEGPPMPVIPNSADLDDIDGGVKLNFLDLGNREAISFQPKPGSDDPTASVDAMLALKHWPALGDSRGQATFGMPMSDLMAFSDAGDNEESLSNVGASPARGKGSFGAGTPEAGQTLRLLDDKWDATKFFNSFIGKYICICSSSFPTMKEFEEHVLMKSKAKRNVQCPGCLKIFKSAAALVAHCESPSVRCSINEQDVYGQFMDEVSGGLIQAVGYNDDGTIRYEAGRLDTNNTRQVEW; translated from the exons ATGTATCGACCAGGTCCAAAGGAAAAGATCCCCTGCACCTACGATGACTGTAAATTCCTCTTCGCCTCCGTCGAGGAGATGAAAAAGCACAAGGAAATGGAGCCCTTGCACGATTACTGTGCCAAATGTGATCTCGACTTTGAAGACGAGGAGCGTCACCTCATCCACAAGCTCCAGGCTGAGAACAAACACATCGTCTGCCCCATCTGTGGAATCGATTTTCGCAGCGAGGGAGGACGTGACGCTCACATTCGTCAG AACCACCGCGCGGAACAGCACCTGGTCTGCCATGGCTGCAAGGTCATCTTCAAGAGTGCCGCTGGACTGATGAAGCACATCGAAGATAATGAGTGCAGCGTCATCAGCCAGACCCGTCTGCTTCAGGAGCAGTCCAAAAAGTTCATGATCAAGGAAGCCCTGAGAGGCGGTGAAGGACCTCCGATGCCTGTCATTCCCAACTCAGCCGATCTTGACGACATCGATGGCGGCGTGAAGCTCAACTTTCTCGATCTCGGAAACCGCGAGGCAATTTCGTTTCAGCCGAAGCCAGGCAGTGATGACCCCACTGCGAGTGTGGATGCTATGCTTGCGCTAAAACACTGGCCCGCGTTGGGAGATAGCAGAGGACAAGCGACATTCGGAATGCCCATGAGTGACTTGATGGCGTTTTCGGATGCTGGTGATAACGAGGAATCTCTGTCGAATGTGGGAGCGTCTCCTGCTCGCGGAAAAGGTTCCTTTGGTGCTGGAACGCCGGAGGCCGGTCAGACCCTTCGTTTGTTGGACGATAAATGGGATGCCACAAAGTTCTTCAACTCGTTCATTGGGAAGTACATCTGTATCTGCAGCTCGTCCTTTCCCACCATGAAGGAATTCGAGGAGCATGTCTTGATGAAGAGCAAAGCGAAGCGCAACGTCCA GTGCCCTGGATGCCTCAAGATCTTCAAGAGCGCCGCTGCCTTGGTTGCCCATTGCGAATCGCCCAGTGTGCGTTGCTCTATAAATGAGCAGGACGTCTACGGTCAGTTCATGGACGAAGTGAGCGGAGGACTTATTCAGGCCGTTGGTTACAACGACGACGGAACAATCAGGTACGAAGCTGGCAGGTTGGATACCAACAATACTCGTCAGGTGGAATGGTAA
- a CDS encoding uncharacterized protein (COG:S;~EggNog:ENOG410Q22F): MGLFNWFKSSKQEDTTRQPTWDPNTMVMSQPSRPSAPTAERVVTQKPNSQKDMQMNLRGGAGAGDICCGVCTGLLCFECCEDCC; encoded by the exons ATGGGCCTCTTCAACTGGTTCAAGTCTTCCAAGCAGGAGGACACCACCCGACAACCTACTTGGGATCCAAACACCATGGTCATGAGCCAGCCCTCCAGGCCTTCAGCCCCCACAGCTGAGCGTGTCGTGACTCAGAAACCG AATTCGCAGAAAGACATGCAAATGAACCTGCGCGGTGGTGCCGGTGCTGGGGACATTTGCTGCGGAGT CTGTACTGGACTTCTGTGCTTCGAATGCTGCGAGGACTGCTGCTAG
- a CDS encoding uncharacterized protein (COG:S;~EggNog:ENOG410PRMR;~TransMembrane:2 (i16-35o41-59i)), whose amino-acid sequence MVEDIQSRREADYQRFKNYAALTFLVTSPILIALPPRKLDHLTVLLTGAFCISANHLTYERTGRSIMERLESRLSRPSAIISDLPSERAQEIQARVRASREKQLREGGLNEEEIERLRARQTQEKGIAERVWMGGEEEGWKQRRLREEAEALAEGKGYGDLIKEHVSDVWRWGKKDNDSKE is encoded by the coding sequence ATGGTCGAAGACATTCAATCCCGCCGCGAAGCCGACTACCAGCGCTTCAAGAACTACGCCGCCCTAACCTTCCTCGTCACCTCCCCGATTCTCATCGCCCTACCCCCGCGGAAACTCGACCACCTCACCGTCCTGCTCACAGGCGCCTTCTGCATCTCCGCAAACCACCTGACCTATGAACGCACAGGCCGCAGCATCATGGAGCGTCTCGAGTCGCGCCTTTCCCGGCCCTCGGCGATCATCTCGGATTTGCCTAGTGAGCGCGCGCAGGAGATCCAGGCACGGGTGCGCGCGAGTAGAGAGAAACAATTGCGGGAAGGAGGACTTAAcgaggaggagattgagagGTTGAGGGCGAGGCAGACGCAGGAGAAGGGGATTGCGGAGAGGGTTTGGATgggtggggaggaggaagggtGGAAGCAGAGGAGATTACGagaggaggcggaggcgttGGCGGAGGGGAAGGGGTATGGGGATCTGATTAAGGAGCATGTTTCGGATGTATGGAGATGGGGAAAAAAGGATAATGACTCGAAGGAGTGA
- a CDS encoding uncharacterized protein (COG:S;~EggNog:ENOG410Q01I), with translation MNPSVEELNECENAGIPAQGTKAENGQLSWPQICFQHEFVLSSHLEMLQSAKSLIQSDDNILRTISSMLDKTNKLMSQFRIVKEQMKANGKQSAPQVDDANSTTTSGSNPPVRKRRARSGDSNENGVESSRLQDSHSRKRKRVEIPGIDEDLRNTTPVSAETEDISEEVQRRLEIKEEQRKRRNAKPEKRKRDKDSLLSNDGSSSLGDTARPKKKRREEQTG, from the exons ATGAATCCGTCAGTTGAAGAATTAAACGAGTGCGAAAATGCAGGTATCCCTGCGCAAGGCACCAAGGCAGAAAATGGGCAACTATCGTGGCCTCAG ATATGTTTTCAACATGAATTCGTTCTTTCTTCACATTTAGAGATGCTGCAATCGGCCAAAAGTCTCATTCAATCCGATGATAATATCTTGCGGACGATTTCTTCTATGCTCGACAAGACGAATAAGTTGATGTCACAATTCCGCATTGTCAAGGAACAG ATGAAGGCAAATGGGAAGCAGTCTGCCCCCCAAGTCGATGATGCGAACTCGACGACAACTTCGGGATCAAATCCTCCAGTGAGAAAAAGGAGAGCCaggtcaggagattcaaACGAGAACGGCGTGGAATCGAGCAGGCTGCAAGATAGTCACTCGCGAAAGCGAAAGCGCGTGGAAATTCCAGGAATTGATGAGGACTTGCGGAATACAACGCCAGTGTCTGCAGAAACAGAGGATATCTCTGAGGAAGTCCAGAGACGGCTGGAGATTAAGGAAGAGCAGAGAAAAAGACGCAATGCTAAGCCTGAGAAGCGGAAACGTGATAAAGATAGCCTTCTCTCGAACGATGGCAGTTCGTCGCTGGGAGATACCGCAAGACCAAAGAAGAAGCGACGAGAGGAACAGACAGGCTAG
- the FIG4 gene encoding phosphatidylinositol-3,5-bisphosphate 5-phosphatase (COG:I;~EggNog:ENOG410PFHQ;~InterPro:IPR043573,IPR002013;~PFAM:PF02383;~go_function: GO:0042578 - phosphoric ester hydrolase activity [Evidence IEA];~go_function: GO:0043813 - phosphatidylinositol-3,5-bisphosphate 5-phosphatase activity [Evidence IEA];~go_process: GO:0046856 - phosphatidylinositol dephosphorylation [Evidence IEA]) encodes MESFDEVSRARDPQEECVAVNNDPSRTPSVTDGNAPKSISGPSIATSDTSVLSSMANKAPTEKEGSAHPEDPQQEIFKPSPDPSPYAPSTYDSSTGIQMSEDEGAGGEDEEPHIATSFQRDSTPTSAQRRLSVFYDTGSENINRMHKFSLYETASRFYMVGMDLSDTRFRILKIDRTSETGDLSVAEDDIVYNKREMSQLLDAIDDGNKSSGGLKLKCSAWALLGFIRFTGAYYMLLVTKRSQVAMLGGHYIYQVDGTELISLTTSNLSKIKPEKNHEEARYIAILNNLDLTRSFYFSYSYDITRTLQHNICRERKANQDGRPGSYPQDYNTMFIWNNHLLDPALSNLKRPWEWCLPIIHGYVDQAKLSVYGRHVYITIIARRSRFFAGARFLKRGANDVGYVANDVETEQIVSEQAATSFHSPGPGLYTNPLYTSYVQHRGSIPLYWTQENSGVSPKPDIELNLVDPFYSAASLHFDNLFDRYGAPIYVLNLIKARERTPRESKLLKEYTNAINYLNQFLPKDKKIIYKPFDMSRASKSRDQDVIATLEDIAGDIVPKTGIFKNGYDVESGLQLQNGIARTNCIDCLDRTNAAQFVVGKRALGHQLHALGIIEGTTVEYDTHAVNLFTTMWHDHGDTIAIQYGGSHLVNTMATYRKINQWSSHSRDMVESFKRYYNNSFLDAQRQEAYNLFLGNYIFSQGQPMLWDLSTDYYLHHADPRSWSNRKRPNYICWYTPENLKQKELPPAPQRPKEPLSCYDDYWLEYYRPLAISSFPKIFSYRLNTNKHRCPPLRPGLSPFDVWIPHEQVNRERHPQRGVKIQEPSDDSMQTNTSESQKNWQYQQPSAEKCPPAGGIMKEPRPATKTSPSYESQLQPQLPSTPSKAQIAQWTLGQLVTDSLNPSVKPAEAEEYARYINHPLKVPLVVTSEDELIAREKGGSSLDLLEYANTCNVEEGTLEANAEQNVEDYLEFLDVSESGISVAKEDYEKKRYKRYRQWLRGKSLFKQRVDL; translated from the coding sequence ATGGAGAGCTTTGACGAGGTATCCCGCGCCCGGGATCCTCAGGAGGAGTGCGTTGCGGTCAACAATGATCCCTCCAGAACCCCGTCCGTCACAGATGGCAATGCGCCAAAGTCGATATCGGGGCCTTCCATCGCAACTTCAGATACCTCTGTTCTATCCTCTATGGCAAACAAGGCACctacagaaaaagaaggctCAGCACATCCAGAGGATCCACAGCAAGAGATCTTCAAGCCGTCTCCGGACCCTTCGCCGTACGCCCCGTCAACATATGATTCCTCTACTGGGATACAGATGAGTGAGGACGAAGGCGCTGGTGGGGAGGATGAAGAGCCCCATATTGCGACGTCTTTTCAGCGAGATTCAACACCAACTTCGGCTCAGAGGCGACTATCCGTGTTCTATGATACTGGGAGTGAAAATATCAACCGCATGCATAAGTTCTCTCTATACGAAACTGCTAGTCGATTTTATATGGTTGGAATGGATTTGTCGGACACCCGGTTCCGGATATTGAAAATCGACCGGACATCAGAAACCGGCGATTTGAGCGTCGCAGAAGACGACATTGTTTATAACAAGCGGGAAATGAGCCAGCTGTTGGATGCCATTGATGATGGGAATAAGAGTTCTGGGGGACTAAAGTTGAAATGCAGTGCATGGGCCTTGCTAGGATTCATCCGCTTTACCGGCGCGTACTACATGCTCCTTGTGACAAAAAGAAGCCAGGTTGCTATGTTAGGAGGCCATTACATCTACCAAGTTGATGGGACAGAACTTATCTCCTTGACAACCTCAAATTTGTCGAAAATCAAACCGGAGAAGAACCACGAAGAGGCCCGGTATATTGCAATTTTGAACAACCTCGACCTCACCCGCTCGTTTTACTTCAGCTACTCCTACGACATCACCCGAACACTGCAACACAACATCTGCCGCGAACGCAAGGCAAACCAGGACGGGCGGCCCGGTAGTTATCCTCAAGATTACAATACGATGTTCATATGGAATAACCATCTCCTCGATCCGGCGCTGTCAAACCTCAAACGACCATGGGAATGGTGCTTACCAATTATCCATGGTTATGTCGACCAAGCAAAGCTTTCGGTGTATGGACGACACGTCTACATCACGATCATTGCTCGTCGGTCTCGGTTTTTCGCAGGAGCCCGGTTCTTGAAGCGCGGTGCTAACGATGTGGGATATGTCGCCAATGATGTTGAGACTGAGCAGATTGTATCAGAACAGGCGGCAACATCCTTTCATTCGCCAGGTCCGGGGCTCTATACAAATCCCCTGTACACATCCTATGTCCAGCACCGTGGAAGCATTCCTCTTTACTGGACTCAGGAGAATTCCGGCGTCTCTCCAAAGCCGGACATCGAACTGAATCTGGTGGACCCCTTCTACTCTGCAGCGTCTCTGCATTTTGACAACCTGTTTGACAGGTACGGTGCGCCGATTTACGTTCTGAATTTGATCAAAGCGAGAGAGCGAACGCCGCGAGAATCCAAACTTCTGAAAGAGTACACCAATGCGATCAATTATCTCAACCAATTCCTTCCAAAGGACAAGAAGATCATCTACAAGCCATTCGATATGAGCCGGGCTTCTAAAAGTCGCGACCAGGATGTTATTGCGACACTCGAAGATATTGCAGGCGACATAGTTCCCAAGACCGGAATCTTCAAGAACGGCTATGACGTAGAATCGGGTCTGCAATTACAAAACGGTATTGCAAGGACCAACTGCATCGACTGTCTTGACCGTACCAATGCCGCTCAGTTTGTGGTTGGGAAACGCGCACTTGGCCATCAACTCCATGCTCTAGGTATCATCGAGGGCACGACCGTGGAGTATGACACTCATGCTGTTAACCTCTTCACGACGATGTGGCATGACCATGGTGACACGATTGCCATCCAATATGGCGGGTCACATCTAGTCAACACCATGGCGACATACCGCAAAATAAACCAGTGGAGCAGCCACTCGCGAGACATGGTGGAAAGCTTCAAGCGATATTATAACAACTCATTCCTGGATGCTCAGCGTCAAGAAGCATACAACCTCTTTCTCGGCAATTACATTTTCTCTCAGGGACAACCAATGTTATGGGATCTCTCTACGGACTACTATTTGCACCACGCAGATCCGCGGTCCTGGTCAAATAGAAAGCGACCGAACTATATCTGTTGGTATACGCCGGAGAATCTGAAACAGAAAGAGCTACCACCTGCGCCCCAGAGGCCGAAGGAGCCTTTATCGTGTTATGATGATTACTGGCTAGAATATTATCGACCGCTAGCCATCTCATCGTTCCCAAAGATCTTCTCTTATAGACTTAATACCAACAAGCATCGATGCCCACCCCTCCGCCCCGGTCTCAGTCCATTCGACGTCTGGATCCCACACGAACAAGTCAACCGCGAGCGACACCCACAACGAGGCGTCAAAATCCAAGAACCGTCCGACGACTCCATGCAAACGAACACATCAGAATCCCAAAAAAACTGGCAATACCAACAACCCTCCGCCGAAAAATGCCCTCCAGCAGGCGGCATCATGAAAGAACCCCGCCCAGCCACCAAAACCTCCCCATCCTACGAATCCCAATTACAGCCTCAACTACCCTCAACACCCAGCAAAGCCCAAATCGCGCAATGGACGCTCGGCCAACTCGTAACAGACTCTTTAAACCCCTCCGTCAAACCCGCCGAAGCGGAGGAATACGCCCGCTACATCAACCATCCCCTCAAAGTGCCCCTTGTCGTGACCTCTGAAGATGAGTTGATCGCTCGTGAGAAAGGAGGGTCGAGTTTGGATTTGCTCGAGTATGCGAATACGTGTAATGTTGAGGAGGGGACGTTGGAGGCGAATGCGGAACAGAATGTGGAGGATTATTTGGAGTTTTTGGACGTTTCGGAGAGTGGGATTTCGGTTGCTAAGGAGGAttatgagaagaagaggtacAAGAGGTATCGGCAGTGGTTGAGGGGGAAGAGCCTGTTCAAGCAGAGAGTGGATTTGTAG